The Amycolatopsis sp. NBC_01480 genome segment TGCGCGTGGCCGGGCCGGAGCTGGGCGCGATCCGGATCGACTCCGGCGACGTCGGCCCGCTCGCCCGCAAGGCCCGGGACCAGCTCGATTCCCTCGGCGCCAAGGACACCCGCATCGTGGTTTCCGGCGACCTCGACGAGCACGCTATCGCGGCGCTGCGCGCGGAGCCGGTGGACGCGTACGGCGTGGGCACCTCCGTGGTCACCGGCTCGGGCGCGCCGACCGCCGGCATGGTCTACAAGCTGGTCGAGGTCGACGGCCGGCCGGTCGCCAAGCGCAGCGCGCACAAGGAGTCCCGCGGCGGCCGGAAGTCCGCGCTCCGCCGCCACCGCGTCACCGGGACCGCGATGGAGGAGGTCGTCTGGACGGCCGCTTCCGGGCGTCCCGAGCCCGAGGAGCACGACCGCGAACTCCAGATCCCCCTGGTCCGCGGCGGCCGCGCGGTGGATGATTTGCCCACGCTGGACGACGCGCGGGCCCGGCTGCGGCGCGCGCAGGTCAGCCTGCCGTGGGAGGGCCTCAAGCTTTCGCACGGCGAGCCCGCGATACCGACGACGTTTCTGTAGAGGGAGCCGACCATGGGAACCGCGCTGATCGTGGTGGACGTGCAGAACGACTTCTGCGAAGGGGGTTCGCTCGGCCTGCCGGGCGGGGCCGCCGCCGCGGAGGCGATTTCCGCGCGGGCCGCCGAGGGCGGCTACAGCCACGTGGTCGCGACCCGCGACCACCACATCGACCCCGGCGACCACTTCAGCGACACGCCGGACTTCAACACCAGCTGGCCGGTCCACTGCGTCGCGGGCACGCCGGGCGCGTCGTTCCACCCGGCGCTCGACGTGGTGCCGATCGAGGCGGTCTTCTCGAAGGGCGAGTACACCGCCGCGTACTCCGGCTTCGAAGGCAAGTCACGCGAAGGCAAGACGCTCGAGGAATGGCTTCGTGCCAACGAAGTCACCGACGTGGACGTGGTCGGCATCGCCACCGACTTCTGCGTACGCGCGACAGCGCTCGACGCGGCGAAGGCGGGCTTCGGCGTGCGCGTGCTGCTGGACCTGACCGTCGGCGGCTCGCAGCCCACCGTGGACGCGACGCTGAAGGACTTCGAGGAAGCCGGCGTCGCGTACTCCGGCAAGGCCGCGGTGCCGCCCGCTGCCTGACCTCGGACTCGTGAGTGTCTATGCCGGTTCTAACCGTCATAGACACTCACGAGGAGGTCAGCTCTGCGGCGGGGCCGGCGCGCCGCCCTTGCCGAACGGGTTGCAGGCCGCGGTGCCGAGGTAGATGTCGCCGCTGGCCGGGCCGCCCTGCGGGAACAGCTGGATGTGCACAGCGTGCGTAACCAGGCTGCCGTCGGCCGGCTGCGGGGTCACGGTCTCGTTGAGCGTGACCGTGGCCAGCGCCGTGCCGGCCGCGCCGCCGGGGATGGCGACCCGGTAGTTCGCCGGGATCGACGAAGGCACGGTGATGCCCTCGACCGTGCCGATCGAGACGTCGCCGGTGCTGCCGTTCTGCGTGGTGCTGCAGCCCACCGAGTAGGTGCGGACCTTCAGCACCGGGCCGCCGTAGCGCTTCAGCACGTCCGACTCGAAGCGCTGGCCGCCGGCCTGCACCGTGGTCACGGCGTCCTTGCGGCCGCAGGTCGTGCCGCCGAGGCCGAACACGGCGACGTCGCCTGTCTTGCCGCCGTCGCTGCGGGCGGTGACCGGCCCGTCGGCGTCGCAGCGGGCAAGGTCGCCGGTGGTCACGTGCTCGCCGTCGGCCAGCACGTCGACGCTGCCCGAGGCGCCCCACCCGGTGGAGGTGACCTGGTCCGCCCGCGCCACGCCGGGCAGGACCGCCAGCGCCAGCGCCGTCACCATCAGGACCCGTCCGTGCTTTCCCGGCATGCCCGCACTCCTCTCCGTCGTGCTTCGACATCGGCAGCGCGGCACCCCGCCCAAACGTCGCAACCCCTACACCACCCGGACGAGTGGCGTGGTGAGGAACGCAACTTGTGGGGTTCCGGCGAACTAACGAGCGTTAACCTCCTCGGACGTCCGTTCTCGTTCTGGGAGGTCCCGTGTCGTCGTTGTCCCTCACCGGCCGCCGCCAGGTGCTCGCCGACCTCGTCCCCGGCACCCTCGCGCGCGACCTGGCCCTGGTCGCCGGCGGTGCCCTGCTCACCGGCGCCGCCGCGCAGCTGGTCATCCCGGTCCCGGGCAGCCCGGTGCCGATGACCGGCCAGACGTTCGCCGCGCTGCTCGTGGGCGCGTCGCTCGGCATGCGCCGCGGCGCCGCCTCGATGCTGCTGTACCTGCTCGTGGGCGCGGCCGGCGTGCCGTGGTTCCAGGGCGCCACCTCGGGGCTGTCCGGCGCCTCGGCCGGTTACATCGTCGGCTTCGTCTTCGCCGGTGCCCTCGTGGGCGCGCTCGCCCGCCGCGGCGGTGACCGCACCCCGCTGCGCATGGTGGGGACCATGGTGGCCGGCAACGTGGTGATCTACGCGTTCGGCGTGCCGTGGCTGATGGCCGCCACCGGCTTCGACCTGGCGACCGCGTTCGACAAGGGCGTGACGCCGTTCCTGATCGGCGACGCGCTGAAGACGCTCGTCGCGGCGGGTGTGCTGCCGCTGGCGTGGGCCGCCGTTTCGCACCTCGGTAAAGAACACAGCCGCAAGGAAGACTGAGCCACCAGGAAGATCCCTGCGGTTCCGGCGCGAACGGCCCGTTCGCGCCGGAACGCGCGGTCCTGTCGGACCCGGCGGCTATCGTGTCTCGCTGTGCCCGTCCGAACAGATTTCCCCGGCGTCCTCGAGCTCTTGACCCACGCGGTCGAGTCGGTGGGCGGTACCGAGCGCCCCGGCCAGGTCGAGATGGCCGACGCCGTCGGCCGCGCCATCCGCACCGGTGAGCACCTCGCCGTCCAGGCCGGCACGGGCACCGGCAAGTCGCTGGCCTACCTGGTGCCCGCGATCCGCCACGCGGTCGAGAAAGAGGCCACGGTCGTGGTCTCCACGGCCACCATCGCGCTGCAGCGCCAGCTGGTCGACCGCGATCTGCCGCGCCTGGCGAAGGCGCTGAAGAAGCCGCTCGGCCGCGAGCCGACCTTCGCGATCCTCAAGGGCCGCCGCAACTATCTCTGCCTCCACCGGCTCGACACGGGCGCGCCCGACGAGCCGGAGGACGCGCAGCTGTTCGACCCGTTCGCGGTGTCACGGCTGGGCAAGGAGGTCACGCGGCTGCGGGAATGGTCCTCCGACACCGAAACCGGCGACCGCGACGAGCTGGTGCCCGGCGTCAGCGACCAGGCCTGGCGGCAGGTTTCGGTCACGGCCAGGGAATGTCTGGGCGCTTCGCGCTGCCCGATCGGCACGGACTGCTTCGCCGAGCGCGCGCGGGCGGAGGCCGGGCGCGCCGACGTGGTGGTGACCAACCACGCGTTGCTGGCCATCGACGCATTGCAGGGCTACCAGGTGCTGCCCGACCACGACCTGGTGATCATCGACGAGGCGCACGACCTGGTCGACCGCGTCACCTCCGTCGCCACCGGCGAGCTGAGCAGCGCCATGGTGTCCGCCGCCGCACGCCGCAGCGGGCGGGTGATCGACGCGGACGTGGCCGACCGCCTGCTGGAGTCGGGCGACGGGCTCGCGCTGATCCTCGACGACCTGCCCGCGGGCCGGATGGACACGCTGCCGCAGGCGTTGAAGGGCGCCGTCCCCGCGGTCCGCGACGCGGCCAAGGCCTGTCTCACCGCGCTGGGGTCCGACCGCAAGGAAGACGTCGAGGGAGCGACCGCGCGCAAGCTCGCGCGCACGCTGCTGGAAGAGGTGCACGACACCGCCGTCCGCCTGCTGGAGGCGTACGAAGAGGACCAAGCGCACCAACGAGACGTGGTCTGGCTGACCGGCGACAAGTACTCCTCGAACCCGCGCCCGCCCGCGTTGAAGGTCGCGCCGCTGGGCGTCGCCGGGCTGCTGCGCGAGCGCGTGTTCAACCTCAGCACCACGGTGCTGACCTCGGCCACGCTGACCCTCGGCGGCACGTTCGACACGATGGCGCGTCAGTGGGGCCTGCCCCCGGCGCAGGCGAGGGTGGAGAAGGCGCCGGGCACCGCCACGGACAAGGAGGCGCCGTCCGACGAGGACAAGGGGCCCAAGTGGACGGGCCTCGACGTCGGCTCGCCGTTCGACCACAAGCGCAACGGGATCCTGTACTTGGCCAAGCACCTGCCGCCGCCGGGCCGCGACGGGCTGGCGGAGTCCACAATGGACGAGCTGGCCGGGCTGGTCGAGGCCGCGGGCGGGCGCACGCTCGGGCTGTTCTCCTCGATGCGCGCGGCGAAGCAGGCCGCCGAAGCCATGCGGGAGCGGCTGGACCACCCGATCCTCTGCCAGGGCGACGACGCCACCTCGCTGCTGGTGCGCAAGTTCGCGGACGACCCGCGCACCTGCCTGTTCGGCACGCTGACCCTGTGGCAGGGCGTGGATGTGCCGGGCCCGTCGCTGCAACTCGTGGTGGTGGACCGGATTCCGTTCCCGCGCCCGGACGACCCGGTGTCCTCGGCGCGCCAGCGGGCCGTGGAAGCCAGGGGTGGCAACGGGTTCCTCACGGTCGCGGCCACCCACGCGGCGCTGCTGCTGGCCCAGGGCACCGGCCGGCTGCACCGGTCGATCACCGACCGCGGCGTGGTGGCCGTGCTCGACTCGCGGCTGGCCACCGCGCGGTACGGCGGATTCCTGCGCGCTTCGCTGCCGCCGTTCTGGCCCACCACGGATTCGCAGGTCGCGCGGGATGCGTTGAAGCGGCTGGACGCTGCCGCGCCCGCGTGACGGCGCGCACAACCCCAGCGGGTACGGTAAAGAGAACGAACACGACAGGGAGCACCGGTTGACCCAGGATTCGTCCAGCGCACGATCCCGGACCGTCAGTGTCGACGACACCGGGGTGCGGCGCGTTCTCGCCGATGGCAGCGAAGAAGCCGTGACGTGGTCGGACCTCTCGTCCGTGATGGTCAGGGTGATCCCGGACGGCCCCTGGAACGAGGACGTCTTCTTCATGCTCGTCGGCCACGACGGCAAGGGCACCGCGGTGCCGAGCGGCGACCCGGCGGCCGACGCGCTGATCGAGCGGCTCCAGTCGCTGCCCGGCTTCGACAACGACAAGTTCATCGAAGCCATGACGACGGACGCCGACCAGGCCTACGTCGTCTGGCAGAGCTGACCTGATCCGTCTGAGCTGACCCGTTTGAGCCCGGCCCACCGCCCGGTCCGCAGCAACACCAGCGGGCCGGGCGCATTCACGTGCGCCGGGTTCAGGCGGTCGGGAACGTCTCCGTTACCGGGACGCCCTTCTTGAGCGTCCGGCTCACCGTGCACAGGCGCTCGATCGCGCGGTCCACGGCGGCGGCCAGCGCCTCGCGCTGAGCCGGCTCGAGGCCGGACACGTCGACGTCGAAGGCCAGGTGCACCGCGTCCAGCTCGGAGGCGCCCTCCCGCCGGTCGGCGGTGACGCCGACGCGGAACTTGGAATCCTCGCCCACGCGCCGGGTGATCAGCTCCTCGGCGGTGACGGCGGCGCAGCCGGCCGCCGCGATCTGCAGCAGCTCGGCCGGGGAGAACGCGCCCTCGGCGCCCTTGCGGCCCAGCCGCACCTGCGCGCCGCGCTCATTGCGCCCGACGAAACTGTGCTCACCTTCGCGCTGCACTTCCAGGGTCACGTCAAGCTCCTCTTGCTCAAGGGAAAACGCCTCACCTGCATGAACCTCGGCCCGGACGGCGATGTTCCGTGTCCCGCCCCACGGGCCGGCTCAGGCGGGCTGCTGCGCCAGCACCGTGATCGTGCCCGGGTCGACCTCGGTGAACCCCGCGTCCCGCACCGCGACCACGCGGTTCTCACGCCAGCCGGCCGCCGGGTCGTCCACCGGGCACAGCTCTTTCCATCGGGCGGGTGTGGGCGTGCGGACGGCCACGCGGTAGTCCCGCACCGCCCACGCGGCCAGCTCGGCCTCGTCGAGCAGCGAGGCCAGGATCATCGTGGCGTGGCCGACCTGGGCGGAGGCCTTGCCGACGGTCATCGTCACTTCCGG includes the following:
- a CDS encoding isochorismatase family protein; the protein is MGTALIVVDVQNDFCEGGSLGLPGGAAAAEAISARAAEGGYSHVVATRDHHIDPGDHFSDTPDFNTSWPVHCVAGTPGASFHPALDVVPIEAVFSKGEYTAAYSGFEGKSREGKTLEEWLRANEVTDVDVVGIATDFCVRATALDAAKAGFGVRVLLDLTVGGSQPTVDATLKDFEEAGVAYSGKAAVPPAA
- a CDS encoding biotin transporter BioY produces the protein MSSLSLTGRRQVLADLVPGTLARDLALVAGGALLTGAAAQLVIPVPGSPVPMTGQTFAALLVGASLGMRRGAASMLLYLLVGAAGVPWFQGATSGLSGASAGYIVGFVFAGALVGALARRGGDRTPLRMVGTMVAGNVVIYAFGVPWLMAATGFDLATAFDKGVTPFLIGDALKTLVAAGVLPLAWAAVSHLGKEHSRKED
- a CDS encoding ATP-dependent DNA helicase translates to MPVRTDFPGVLELLTHAVESVGGTERPGQVEMADAVGRAIRTGEHLAVQAGTGTGKSLAYLVPAIRHAVEKEATVVVSTATIALQRQLVDRDLPRLAKALKKPLGREPTFAILKGRRNYLCLHRLDTGAPDEPEDAQLFDPFAVSRLGKEVTRLREWSSDTETGDRDELVPGVSDQAWRQVSVTARECLGASRCPIGTDCFAERARAEAGRADVVVTNHALLAIDALQGYQVLPDHDLVIIDEAHDLVDRVTSVATGELSSAMVSAAARRSGRVIDADVADRLLESGDGLALILDDLPAGRMDTLPQALKGAVPAVRDAAKACLTALGSDRKEDVEGATARKLARTLLEEVHDTAVRLLEAYEEDQAHQRDVVWLTGDKYSSNPRPPALKVAPLGVAGLLRERVFNLSTTVLTSATLTLGGTFDTMARQWGLPPAQARVEKAPGTATDKEAPSDEDKGPKWTGLDVGSPFDHKRNGILYLAKHLPPPGRDGLAESTMDELAGLVEAAGGRTLGLFSSMRAAKQAAEAMRERLDHPILCQGDDATSLLVRKFADDPRTCLFGTLTLWQGVDVPGPSLQLVVVDRIPFPRPDDPVSSARQRAVEARGGNGFLTVAATHAALLLAQGTGRLHRSITDRGVVAVLDSRLATARYGGFLRASLPPFWPTTDSQVARDALKRLDAAAPA
- a CDS encoding OsmC family protein, with product MTLEVQREGEHSFVGRNERGAQVRLGRKGAEGAFSPAELLQIAAAGCAAVTAEELITRRVGEDSKFRVGVTADRREGASELDAVHLAFDVDVSGLEPAQREALAAAVDRAIERLCTVSRTLKKGVPVTETFPTA